A single Candidatus Liberibacter asiaticus DNA region contains:
- a CDS encoding LPS-assembly protein LptD has protein sequence MRYNYRHLIGATTFFLAFNIITPQGTPPSNEQTTTSTPSKIKKNETNRHSELDISSDEIVLNSEGSTTTAVGNVKIEYKGYHLSARDITFNHKNHRIIASGNIKLIEPDKRQIHAEYLDITDDFTNGIIKNLTIKIPADETYLTASSAQIIGQRTIFDKGTYTACSSCSKPNSRPPFWIVKSKRAILNRKTHTIRLEKPYLEIFGNSIFYFPLIEIPDETVVRKTGFLTPLFSSGEKQRFGVGIPYYLVISDNSDATFTFSPHPKKGILGEMELRKYFHSGKHTLHAAYMYNNNVESGEERHQAMLASIAEFEINPIWNLGWHLKKQTSGQLSYNYYSDALSKRININQIYLTGTGEKNSFDMRALHYHIQEPLSKNEKKFPQANIYPLIDYRYVDLQYAKSQQISITGNITAISRAKEKNTINQMKHDSQPWIPNGINRRLSIEADWRKKIIGPLGILFTPIANIRGDLHYLSFNRDLSSDTISNNPNFVASKMLTAGLDIRYPIVAVTQKSRHILEGIAQVYAATDEKYIKTIPNEDSHSLVLNSTSLFTQNRFSGFDRIEGGNRTNLGIRYIGSFNNLFTINGVIGRSIHILGTNSFSIPDSIGIGQNSGLEDKFSDYAAAVRLSLSPKITFSTQTLINPKDWSTRRTDTTIDYTMGSYEANISYTHIPAYPLYAYDARKTIQSRIKFKINDVLSADASLKWNMRAELPSHSIGLAYQNDCATVKIIYKNESPNIHGYKIQARLSLRTIGDFNPIDIDG, from the coding sequence TTGCGATATAATTACAGACATCTAATAGGTGCAACTACTTTTTTTCTAGCATTTAATATAATAACCCCCCAAGGGACGCCCCCCTCCAATGAACAAACTACCACGAGTACTCCTTCTAAAATAAAAAAGAACGAAACTAATCGTCACTCAGAACTAGATATATCTTCAGACGAGATCGTTCTTAATTCCGAAGGAAGCACTACCACTGCTGTTGGAAACGTAAAAATAGAATATAAAGGATATCATTTATCTGCCCGCGACATAACATTTAATCATAAGAACCATAGAATTATTGCTAGCGGTAATATTAAACTCATTGAGCCTGATAAACGCCAAATACATGCAGAATATCTTGACATAACTGATGATTTTACAAATGGTATCATCAAGAACCTCACCATCAAGATTCCAGCAGACGAAACCTATCTAACCGCTTCAAGTGCGCAAATCATCGGGCAAAGAACTATATTTGATAAAGGGACGTACACAGCTTGTTCTAGCTGTTCAAAACCGAACAGTCGCCCTCCTTTTTGGATAGTAAAATCTAAAAGAGCTATCCTCAATAGGAAGACACATACTATACGCCTAGAGAAGCCTTATTTAGAAATTTTCGGAAATTCCATATTCTATTTTCCGTTGATTGAAATTCCAGATGAAACTGTAGTCCGCAAAACAGGTTTCCTCACACCATTATTTTCTTCCGGAGAGAAACAAAGATTCGGAGTTGGCATACCATATTATTTGGTTATATCTGATAACTCAGATGCAACCTTTACGTTTTCTCCTCATCCTAAAAAAGGGATTTTAGGTGAAATGGAACTGCGCAAGTACTTTCACAGCGGCAAACATACATTACATGCAGCTTACATGTATAATAATAACGTTGAATCAGGTGAAGAACGCCACCAAGCAATGCTAGCATCCATTGCAGAGTTCGAGATAAATCCTATATGGAATCTTGGATGGCACCTGAAAAAACAAACTTCTGGCCAGCTTTCTTATAACTATTATTCAGATGCTCTTAGCAAAAGAATAAACATAAATCAAATATATCTGACAGGAACTGGCGAAAAAAATAGTTTTGATATGCGAGCATTGCATTACCACATACAGGAACCATTATCCAAGAACGAAAAAAAATTCCCACAAGCCAATATTTATCCTCTCATAGACTATCGCTATGTTGACCTTCAATATGCCAAAAGCCAGCAAATATCCATCACTGGAAATATTACAGCAATATCTCGTGCAAAAGAAAAAAACACTATCAACCAAATGAAGCATGATTCACAACCCTGGATTCCTAATGGTATAAATAGACGATTAAGTATAGAAGCAGACTGGAGAAAAAAAATTATAGGACCCTTGGGGATACTTTTTACACCTATTGCAAATATAAGAGGTGATCTACATTACCTTTCTTTCAACAGAGATTTAAGCTCGGATACGATAAGCAATAATCCAAACTTTGTAGCGAGCAAGATGTTAACTGCGGGATTAGATATACGGTATCCAATTGTAGCTGTTACGCAAAAATCGCGACATATTTTAGAAGGGATAGCCCAAGTATACGCAGCTACAGACGAAAAATATATCAAAACAATACCTAATGAAGATTCTCATAGCCTTGTATTAAATTCGACATCTCTCTTTACACAAAATAGATTTTCCGGTTTTGACCGAATAGAAGGCGGAAACCGTACTAATTTAGGAATACGCTACATAGGGAGTTTTAATAATCTATTTACAATTAATGGAGTAATAGGACGATCGATCCATATCCTTGGAACAAATTCTTTTTCCATTCCCGATTCCATAGGCATAGGACAAAACTCGGGACTAGAAGACAAATTCTCTGATTATGCTGCAGCAGTGAGACTATCTTTATCTCCTAAGATTACGTTTTCCACTCAAACTTTGATTAATCCAAAAGATTGGTCTACACGCCGCACGGACACAACTATAGATTATACTATGGGTTCATACGAAGCCAATATCAGTTATACACATATTCCCGCATACCCTTTATATGCGTATGACGCACGTAAAACTATTCAATCTAGAATAAAATTCAAAATAAATGATGTGCTTTCTGCAGATGCATCCTTAAAATGGAATATGCGTGCTGAACTCCCCTCTCATTCAATTGGGTTAGCCTATCAAAATGACTGTGCTACTGTCAAAATTATTTATAAAAATGAATCCCCAAACATCCATGGTTATAAAATTCAAGCAAGATTATCCCTACGAACCATTGGAGATTTCAATCCTATCGATATCGATGGTTAG
- a CDS encoding peptidylprolyl isomerase — translation MSSRIRTTINGEVITDGDISKRIALLKLQKINGELEKIAVQELIVETLKKQEIEKSGITFDSNTVNYFFVQHARNTGLSAEDFSSFLDKQGIGDNHFKQYLAIQSIWPDVVKNDFMLKYGNLEMEIPANKQKMKNITVREYLIRTVLFSIPDNKLQNQGFVQKRIKDAEESRLRLPKDCNKLEKFASKIHDVSIGKAQYLLESDLHPQFQNLLKKSQNNTTNPYVTQKGVEYIAICDKRDLGGEIALKAYLSAQNTPTKIEKHEAEYVKKLRSNAIIHYY, via the coding sequence ATGTCTAGTCGAATACGTACTACTATTAATGGAGAAGTAATTACCGATGGCGATATCTCAAAACGCATAGCTCTATTAAAACTACAGAAAATCAATGGAGAACTTGAGAAAATAGCTGTACAAGAACTGATAGTAGAAACTTTAAAAAAACAGGAAATAGAGAAGTCTGGTATTACATTTGATTCAAATACTGTTAATTACTTTTTCGTACAACATGCTAGAAATACTGGACTTTCAGCAGAAGACTTTAGCTCTTTTTTAGATAAACAAGGCATCGGAGACAATCACTTCAAGCAATACCTTGCAATACAATCAATATGGCCCGACGTCGTAAAAAACGATTTCATGTTAAAATACGGCAATCTTGAGATGGAAATACCTGCTAATAAACAAAAAATGAAAAACATAACTGTCCGAGAATATCTTATAAGGACAGTACTCTTTTCAATACCTGACAATAAATTGCAAAATCAAGGTTTTGTCCAAAAAAGAATCAAGGATGCAGAAGAATCACGCCTTAGATTACCAAAAGATTGTAATAAACTCGAAAAATTTGCCTCTAAAATACACGACGTATCTATTGGAAAAGCCCAATACCTTTTAGAATCTGACTTACATCCCCAATTTCAAAACCTTTTGAAAAAATCACAAAATAATACAACCAATCCTTATGTTACACAGAAAGGCGTGGAGTATATTGCTATCTGTGATAAAAGAGATTTAGGTGGCGAAATTGCTCTAAAAGCATATCTTAGCGCTCAAAATACTCCTACAAAGATCGAAAAACACGAAGCAGAGTATGTGAAAAAATTACGTTCAAACGCAATTATCCATTATTACTAG
- the pdxA gene encoding 4-hydroxythreonine-4-phosphate dehydrogenase PdxA, whose protein sequence is MDEFLPLILTQGDPAGIGPDISLKAWASRQITAIPPFIYIGDVDVLNARAKQLNLSVPLYETDCKNAVSIFKKALPIISSPCGAKIVTGTPNPQTASSTIANIEKAVSLTLSGQALAIVTNPIAKFLLYQEKFKFPGHTEFLAELAKKNTGITFKPVMMLSGPQLRTVPVTIHIPIADICRILSTKRIIETSDTVYNAMKKYFGINNPRIAISGLNPHAGENATIGIEEKNIIIPAITYLRNDNKNIIGPLPADSMFHHSARQCYDVAICMYHDQALIPIKTLDFNQTVNITLGLPFVRTSPDHGTAFDIAGSSLTQEESLVSALKIAAQLGYQKNLCNDHEQ, encoded by the coding sequence ATGGATGAATTTCTACCCTTGATTCTCACCCAGGGAGATCCAGCTGGGATTGGTCCTGATATATCACTGAAAGCATGGGCAAGTCGTCAAATAACAGCAATTCCTCCTTTCATTTATATCGGAGATGTAGATGTTTTGAATGCACGGGCTAAACAACTGAATCTTAGTGTTCCACTCTATGAAACAGATTGTAAAAATGCTGTCTCAATCTTTAAAAAAGCATTGCCGATTATTAGTTCTCCATGTGGGGCAAAAATTGTAACAGGAACGCCTAATCCTCAAACAGCATCTAGTACCATTGCTAATATTGAAAAAGCTGTATCTCTTACTTTATCCGGCCAAGCATTAGCAATTGTTACCAATCCAATTGCAAAGTTTTTGCTATATCAAGAGAAATTTAAATTTCCTGGACATACAGAATTTCTGGCTGAATTAGCAAAAAAAAATACAGGAATCACTTTTAAACCAGTTATGATGTTATCAGGACCACAATTACGCACTGTACCAGTAACGATCCACATACCGATTGCAGATATTTGTCGTATTCTCTCAACAAAACGAATTATAGAAACATCCGACACTGTGTATAATGCTATGAAAAAATACTTTGGGATCAATAATCCTCGTATTGCTATATCAGGTCTCAACCCGCATGCAGGAGAAAATGCAACTATTGGCATAGAAGAAAAGAATATTATCATTCCAGCTATTACATATTTAAGAAATGACAATAAAAATATTATAGGACCACTTCCTGCCGACAGCATGTTTCATCATAGCGCACGCCAATGCTATGACGTCGCTATTTGTATGTACCATGATCAAGCACTTATTCCAATAAAAACTCTTGACTTTAACCAAACAGTCAACATTACACTGGGATTGCCTTTCGTGCGTACTTCGCCCGATCATGGTACCGCCTTTGATATTGCAGGCAGTTCTCTTACTCAAGAAGAAAGTCTTGTTTCTGCTCTAAAAATAGCTGCACAACTCGGATATCAAAAGAATTTATGCAATGACCATGAACAATAA
- the rsmA gene encoding 16S rRNA (adenine(1518)-N(6)/adenine(1519)-N(6))-dimethyltransferase RsmA → MTMNNKSHSLKTILSHYKIIPKKYMGQNFLLDLNILKKIAESSGSLDGITVIEIGAGPGNLTQMLLTLGARKVIVIEKDQQFFPILKDISSQHPNRLEIIQDDALKVDFEKFFNISSPIRIIANLPYNIGTRLLFNWISADTWPPFWESLTLLFQKEVGERITAQKNSPHYGRLSVLTGWRTKATMMFDISPHVFFPSPKVTSTVIHFIPHLNPIPCCLESLKKITQEAFGKRRKTLRQSLKRLGGENLLHQAGIETNLRAENLSIEDFCRITNILTDNQDIAI, encoded by the coding sequence ATGACCATGAACAATAAATCACATTCCTTGAAAACTATTCTTTCTCATTATAAAATTATTCCTAAGAAATATATGGGACAAAATTTTCTTTTGGACCTTAATATTCTGAAAAAAATCGCGGAATCATCAGGTTCGTTAGATGGAATTACCGTTATAGAAATTGGTGCAGGCCCAGGAAATTTAACCCAAATGCTCCTCACATTAGGGGCGCGAAAAGTTATTGTTATAGAAAAAGATCAACAGTTTTTCCCAATTCTAAAAGATATCTCTTCACAACACCCAAATCGATTAGAAATCATACAAGACGATGCGTTAAAAGTGGATTTTGAAAAATTCTTCAATATATCCTCTCCAATTCGTATAATTGCAAATCTCCCATACAATATTGGAACACGATTATTATTTAACTGGATTTCTGCTGATACCTGGCCTCCTTTTTGGGAGTCATTAACTCTACTTTTCCAAAAAGAAGTAGGGGAACGCATAACAGCACAAAAAAACAGTCCTCATTATGGAAGATTAAGTGTCCTTACTGGTTGGAGAACAAAAGCCACGATGATGTTTGATATTTCACCTCATGTTTTTTTTCCTTCACCTAAGGTAACTTCAACCGTTATTCACTTCATTCCTCATTTAAATCCTATTCCTTGTTGCTTAGAATCTCTCAAAAAAATTACGCAAGAAGCCTTTGGGAAAAGACGCAAAACACTAAGGCAAAGTTTGAAAAGGCTCGGTGGTGAAAATTTATTGCACCAAGCAGGAATAGAAACAAATCTCAGAGCCGAAAATCTTTCTATAGAAGATTTTTGCCGTATCACAAATATACTGACCGATAATCAGGATATTGCAATTTAA
- the mutL gene encoding DNA mismatch repair endonuclease MutL, producing the protein MKIRKLSEKIINQIAAGEIIERPSIAIKELIENSLDAESSRVETVIAGGGKSFFQITDNGFGMTSEEIPMAVQRHCTSKISDDFSNIHTFGFRGEALPSIGAVSHLTLMSRPPQNNTGAQIAISGEKISSVRPVAMNPGTIVEVRDLFFTIPARLNFLKSEQVETNLITDVIRRMAIAYPKVSFTFSTIKSNRYKMNFQSTNGNFPERISQVIGEDFINNAVELNEKSNEITLQGYTGIPTFNRGNANQFYVFINGRTVQDKFILSTIRTAYAETIPLGRYPVVVLLLEIDPRQVDVNVHPAKSYIRFRNPTIIRNFIIQSIQKAINKKGISTSSVLSKKMISSFHQDNAPKTHLPKYATSLTNTQEKLFLQENRLSTNDLLPSDDPTYSEDNDPVEESEATHYQLGIACAQIHQNYIISQTTDGLVIVDQHAAHERLIFEKMRQDFNSTKITSQTLLTPEIIDLLEGECALIMEHDEDLHRLGIKAERFGPNAIAIREIPAILSKKNIPQLLRDIIDEIIDSSTTYTLQDRIENILATMACYGSIRSGRKMQSIEMNRLLREMEKNPNSSQCNHGRPTFIKLKLSDIEKLFGR; encoded by the coding sequence ATGAAGATTAGAAAACTTTCTGAAAAAATCATCAATCAAATCGCTGCTGGTGAGATAATTGAAAGACCTTCTATTGCAATCAAAGAGTTAATAGAAAATTCTCTCGATGCGGAATCAAGTCGTGTTGAAACAGTCATTGCTGGAGGAGGCAAATCCTTCTTTCAAATTACTGACAATGGTTTTGGGATGACATCGGAAGAAATCCCAATGGCGGTACAACGCCATTGTACATCTAAAATATCCGATGATTTTTCTAATATCCACACATTCGGTTTTAGAGGCGAAGCACTCCCTTCGATAGGAGCTGTATCTCATCTTACTTTGATGAGTCGCCCTCCTCAAAATAACACGGGCGCACAAATTGCCATTTCTGGAGAAAAAATATCCTCTGTTCGTCCTGTCGCCATGAATCCAGGTACTATTGTAGAAGTTCGAGACCTTTTTTTTACAATACCTGCGAGATTAAATTTTTTAAAAAGTGAACAAGTGGAAACTAACTTAATCACTGATGTCATCCGCCGTATGGCTATTGCTTACCCTAAAGTAAGCTTTACATTTTCAACGATTAAAAGTAATCGTTATAAAATGAATTTTCAGTCTACCAATGGTAATTTCCCCGAACGTATTTCTCAAGTCATTGGAGAGGATTTTATTAATAATGCAGTTGAACTTAATGAAAAATCCAATGAAATTACTCTTCAAGGATATACAGGAATTCCTACTTTCAATCGAGGGAATGCAAATCAATTTTATGTTTTTATCAATGGTAGAACAGTTCAAGATAAATTTATTCTTTCGACGATTCGAACGGCCTATGCTGAAACTATACCATTAGGACGCTATCCTGTTGTGGTGCTTCTATTAGAGATCGATCCGAGACAAGTAGATGTCAACGTCCATCCTGCAAAATCTTATATCCGTTTTCGCAATCCCACTATAATACGTAATTTCATTATTCAAAGCATTCAAAAAGCAATTAATAAGAAAGGAATCTCCACTTCTTCTGTTCTTTCTAAGAAGATGATTTCCTCTTTTCATCAAGATAATGCCCCTAAAACTCATCTTCCAAAATATGCAACTTCGCTCACCAATACCCAAGAAAAACTTTTCCTTCAAGAAAATCGTTTATCTACAAACGATTTATTACCTAGTGATGATCCTACATATTCCGAAGATAATGATCCTGTTGAAGAATCCGAAGCAACGCATTACCAACTGGGAATAGCATGTGCACAAATTCATCAAAACTATATTATTTCTCAAACTACTGATGGATTAGTCATTGTAGATCAACACGCCGCACACGAACGACTTATTTTTGAAAAAATGCGTCAAGATTTTAATAGTACTAAAATCACTTCACAAACGTTATTGACACCAGAAATAATAGATCTGCTTGAAGGGGAATGTGCTCTTATCATGGAACATGATGAAGATCTACACCGATTAGGAATCAAAGCTGAGCGTTTTGGTCCTAACGCCATCGCTATTCGTGAAATTCCCGCAATTCTTTCCAAAAAAAATATACCACAACTCCTTCGAGATATTATTGATGAAATCATAGACAGCAGTACAACATATACTCTTCAAGATAGGATAGAGAATATACTTGCAACTATGGCTTGTTATGGTTCTATTCGTTCAGGTAGAAAAATGCAATCCATTGAAATGAATCGATTATTGCGGGAAATGGAGAAAAATCCGAATAGCAGTCAGTGTAATCATGGACGACCTACTTTTATCAAACTAAAGTTATCTGATATAGAAAAATTATTCGGACGTTAA
- a CDS encoding DUF2093 domain-containing protein produces MYNKVDENEASIRYKDGTFEIIRPGTYVVCAITGQRIPLKKLCYWSVDRQVPYANAEASFEAEKISGKIPY; encoded by the coding sequence ATGTATAATAAAGTTGATGAGAATGAAGCTAGTATTCGATATAAAGATGGAACATTCGAAATTATACGACCTGGAACATATGTTGTATGTGCTATTACAGGGCAGCGTATTCCTCTAAAAAAACTGTGTTATTGGAGTGTTGATAGACAGGTGCCTTATGCCAACGCAGAAGCCTCCTTCGAGGCCGAAAAGATTTCTGGTAAGATTCCTTACTAA
- the lpxK gene encoding tetraacyldisaccharide 4'-kinase produces the protein MMKSPLFWWKARGFYSFFLYPISWIYSFISSKLMKRGQRLHAPIPVICVGGFVMGGTGKTPTALAIAKAVIDKNLKPGFLSRGYGRKSRISFRVDLEKHSAYDVGDEPLLLARRAVTIVTSDRKIGVQMLLQEGVDIIIMDDGFHSADLQADFSLIVVNSHRGLGNGLVFPAGPLRVPLSRQLSYVDAILYVGNKKNVISSIKNKSVYFAKLKPRLTFDLSGKKVLAFSGIADTEKFFTTVRQLGALIEQCYSFGDHAHLSDKKIAYLLDQAQQKGLILVTTAKDAMRLHKRPGRAEEIFAKSMVIEVDIVFENPDDLTNLVEMTVVSFANSNKKPCG, from the coding sequence ATGATGAAAAGTCCGTTATTTTGGTGGAAAGCTCGAGGCTTTTATTCATTTTTTCTCTATCCTATATCTTGGATTTATTCTTTTATTTCATCTAAATTGATGAAACGTGGCCAGCGTTTGCATGCTCCCATTCCTGTTATTTGTGTTGGTGGTTTTGTCATGGGGGGGACAGGGAAAACACCAACTGCATTAGCTATTGCGAAAGCTGTTATTGATAAGAATCTCAAACCAGGATTTTTATCGCGTGGATATGGTCGAAAATCTAGGATTTCTTTCCGTGTTGATTTAGAGAAACATAGTGCTTATGATGTCGGGGATGAACCCCTTTTGCTTGCTCGACGAGCAGTGACTATTGTTACGAGTGATCGGAAAATAGGTGTGCAAATGCTACTCCAAGAAGGAGTAGATATTATAATTATGGATGATGGTTTCCATTCAGCTGATTTACAAGCAGATTTTTCTTTGATAGTAGTAAATTCTCATCGTGGATTGGGCAATGGATTGGTATTTCCAGCAGGACCTTTAAGAGTTCCATTGTCAAGACAACTTTCGTATGTTGATGCCATTCTTTATGTCGGTAATAAAAAAAATGTGATTTCTAGTATTAAGAATAAGTCGGTTTATTTTGCTAAATTAAAACCACGTTTGACATTTGACCTTTCTGGTAAGAAAGTTCTCGCTTTTTCTGGTATTGCGGATACAGAAAAGTTTTTTACTACCGTGAGACAACTAGGTGCGCTTATTGAACAATGTTATTCTTTTGGGGATCACGCACATCTTAGCGATAAGAAGATAGCGTATCTTCTTGATCAAGCTCAACAAAAAGGTTTAATTCTAGTGACAACTGCGAAAGATGCAATGCGTTTACACAAACGCCCTGGAAGAGCTGAAGAAATTTTCGCGAAGAGCATGGTGATTGAAGTTGATATCGTTTTTGAAAATCCAGATGATCTCACGAATTTAGTTGAAATGACAGTTGTTTCTTTTGCTAATAGTAATAAAAAACCATGTGGTTAG
- a CDS encoding 3-deoxy-D-manno-octulosonic acid transferase encodes MANVLDCILLGIYRWGGIFFMPFLSVSLSLYRVFNRERGRKFGERLGYPTALRPIGPLIWFHASSVGETMALIGLIPAIRSRHVNVLLTTMTATSAKVARKYLGQYAIHQYAPLDIQPAVSRFLKYWKPDCMILSESDIWPLTVFELSKQRIPQVLVNARMSRRSFKNWKTVLSFSKKIFSQFSLVIVQSERYFRRYKELGAQKLIVSGNLKIDTESLPCDKELLSLYQESIAGRYTWAAISTFEGEEDKAVYVHNFIKCRTDVLTIIVPRHPRRCDAIERRLIAKGLKVARRSRGDVINAEVDIFLGDTIGEMGFYLRMTEIAFIGRSFCASGGQNPLEAAMLGCAILSGPNVENFRDIYRRMVSSGAVRIVEEVGTLADMVYSLLSEPTIRYEMINAAINEVKKMQGPLKITLRSLDSYVNPLIFQNHLLSKDPSFKQ; translated from the coding sequence TTGGCTAATGTTTTAGATTGTATTCTTTTAGGAATATATCGTTGGGGGGGCATTTTTTTTATGCCTTTTCTATCAGTATCTCTAAGCCTTTATAGGGTGTTCAATAGGGAAAGAGGAAGGAAATTTGGAGAGAGATTAGGTTATCCAACTGCTCTACGTCCCATAGGACCTCTTATTTGGTTTCATGCCTCAAGTGTTGGAGAAACAATGGCGCTTATAGGACTTATCCCTGCTATACGGAGTCGTCATGTCAATGTTTTGCTAACGACGATGACTGCTACTTCTGCGAAAGTAGCTCGGAAATATTTGGGACAATATGCAATTCACCAGTATGCTCCATTAGATATACAACCTGCCGTTTCACGTTTTTTAAAATATTGGAAGCCAGATTGTATGATCTTATCCGAATCAGACATATGGCCGTTGACGGTTTTTGAATTATCCAAGCAGCGTATACCTCAAGTTCTTGTTAATGCACGTATGTCTCGTCGCTCTTTTAAGAATTGGAAGACTGTCCTCTCTTTTTCCAAAAAAATTTTTAGTCAATTTTCTTTGGTCATTGTACAATCTGAACGTTATTTCAGGCGTTATAAAGAGTTAGGCGCACAAAAATTGATTGTATCCGGTAACTTGAAAATAGATACTGAATCTCTCCCATGCGATAAAGAGTTGCTTTCTTTATATCAAGAATCAATTGCGGGGCGATATACCTGGGCAGCAATTTCAACTTTTGAAGGTGAAGAAGATAAAGCGGTATACGTACATAATTTTATTAAATGCCGTACAGATGTTTTAACTATTATCGTACCACGTCATCCTAGGCGTTGTGATGCGATAGAGCGAAGACTTATAGCTAAAGGATTGAAAGTAGCGCGTCGTTCTCGTGGAGATGTTATAAATGCAGAGGTTGATATATTTTTAGGGGATACGATTGGTGAGATGGGTTTTTACTTGCGTATGACCGAAATTGCTTTTATAGGTCGTTCTTTTTGTGCTAGTGGAGGACAAAATCCTCTTGAAGCTGCTATGCTTGGGTGTGCTATTCTATCTGGTCCGAATGTAGAAAATTTTCGAGATATTTATCGAAGAATGGTCTCTTCTGGTGCTGTACGCATAGTAGAAGAAGTTGGGACATTAGCCGATATGGTATATTCATTACTATCTGAACCAACAATACGATATGAGATGATTAATGCTGCTATAAATGAGGTTAAAAAAATGCAAGGACCTCTTAAAATTACGTTACGCTCCTTGGATTCTTATGTTAATCCACTTATTTTTCAAAATCATTTATTGTCTAAAGATCCATCATTTAAACAGTAG
- a CDS encoding DUF4170 domain-containing protein: MINGIQEEQVLYLVFGGELENITQKKMRNPDDIDVVGIFSSYSNAYDVWKEKSQQMVDNALMRYFVVDISRFPHYELGKE; the protein is encoded by the coding sequence GTGATTAACGGTATCCAAGAAGAACAGGTTTTGTATTTGGTATTTGGAGGAGAATTAGAGAATATCACGCAGAAAAAAATGCGTAATCCTGATGATATAGATGTCGTTGGAATATTTTCCAGTTATTCTAATGCGTATGATGTTTGGAAAGAAAAATCTCAGCAAATGGTTGATAATGCATTAATGCGCTACTTCGTCGTAGATATTTCTAGATTCCCTCATTATGAATTAGGAAAAGAATAG
- a CDS encoding 3'(2'),5'-bisphosphate nucleotidase CysQ: protein MSMLHGMFGGMNLLYWYKKLCLMDIDFMYEWKQDLDIVRSAVQGASTVAMQYFLRSPNVWWKHEGSSPVCDADIAVNDYLESFLRPLRPAYGWLSEETDDDLQRLNYETLFVVDPIDGTRAFIEGRNEWCISVAVVHHGRPVIGVVHASALGKEFFVSVGMKSTCNGKNISVSSNQMSDSLAIMASDVSLKGLDSYVRFRRQSSISSLCLRILMIASGEVDVLIVDRNANDWDLAAADLLLECSGGALVDIDRKLLTYNRSQVNHEVLFASAKWHFPSFKQHLSTL, encoded by the coding sequence ATGTCAATGTTACATGGTATGTTTGGTGGGATGAATCTGTTATATTGGTATAAAAAATTATGTTTGATGGATATAGATTTTATGTATGAGTGGAAACAGGATCTTGATATAGTCAGATCGGCTGTTCAGGGTGCAAGTACGGTAGCTATGCAGTATTTTCTTCGTTCTCCTAATGTTTGGTGGAAACACGAAGGATCTTCTCCAGTATGTGATGCTGATATTGCCGTCAATGATTATCTTGAATCGTTTTTAAGGCCTTTGCGTCCTGCATATGGGTGGCTATCAGAAGAAACAGATGATGATCTGCAGCGTTTGAACTATGAAACCCTTTTTGTAGTTGATCCTATTGATGGAACTAGAGCATTTATTGAAGGCAGGAACGAATGGTGTATTAGCGTGGCTGTTGTACATCATGGTCGTCCCGTGATTGGTGTGGTGCATGCATCCGCTCTTGGTAAGGAATTTTTCGTTTCTGTTGGGATGAAATCAACATGTAATGGGAAGAATATATCTGTTTCTTCAAATCAAATGAGTGATAGTCTAGCGATTATGGCGAGTGATGTTTCATTAAAGGGATTAGATTCCTATGTTCGCTTCCGGCGACAATCTTCTATATCCTCTTTGTGTTTGCGTATATTAATGATTGCAAGTGGAGAAGTAGATGTCCTTATCGTTGATCGAAATGCCAATGATTGGGATCTTGCTGCTGCTGATTTATTGCTTGAGTGTTCTGGTGGTGCGTTGGTTGATATAGATAGAAAATTATTGACGTACAATCGTTCTCAAGTAAATCATGAAGTGTTATTTGCTTCTGCTAAGTGGCATTTCCCATCTTTTAAGCAACATTTATCAACTTTATAG